A single Arcanobacterium canis DNA region contains:
- a CDS encoding helix-hairpin-helix domain-containing protein yields MDIPPPRAMRGIKRVPQHPSEYHAHTYADPAVPENLPADASEEQVGMERGTTFARVALSAGLGNDVGALSTPPPHRRLWWDAANARLISLTLVVSALVVCVILVWNRPGQAIEFPSAPSHSAMPSVTPVAIPSGTTNQQENQASQVVVYVSGAVKKPGVVRLDPGARVDDAVRAAGGFGKDADPNALNLAEKLADSAHVHVAAVGESAQRVQSGDNVAGGQHGKNKETRDSGSSVNLNTATASDLESVPGIGPVTASAIIEYRSSIGSFSSVDQLREVSGIGAKTLEKLRPHIRVS; encoded by the coding sequence ATGGACATACCACCGCCGCGGGCGATGCGTGGAATAAAGCGTGTGCCACAGCATCCCAGTGAATATCATGCGCACACATATGCCGATCCTGCTGTGCCCGAGAATCTGCCCGCAGATGCAAGCGAAGAACAGGTTGGCATGGAGAGGGGGACGACGTTCGCCCGTGTTGCACTCAGCGCTGGCCTCGGCAACGACGTCGGAGCGCTGAGTACACCACCGCCGCATCGACGTTTGTGGTGGGATGCGGCCAATGCGCGTCTGATCTCCCTGACACTTGTTGTCAGCGCACTCGTCGTCTGTGTCATTCTTGTGTGGAATCGGCCGGGCCAAGCAATCGAATTTCCATCTGCACCGTCCCACAGCGCAATGCCTTCGGTGACGCCAGTTGCGATTCCCTCTGGGACGACCAACCAGCAAGAAAATCAAGCATCTCAGGTGGTGGTTTATGTATCTGGTGCAGTGAAAAAACCCGGTGTTGTCCGCCTTGACCCTGGCGCCCGCGTCGATGATGCCGTGCGTGCTGCAGGTGGTTTTGGGAAAGACGCGGACCCGAATGCGCTGAATCTGGCGGAAAAACTTGCCGATTCTGCGCATGTCCATGTGGCAGCTGTGGGAGAGAGCGCTCAAAGAGTTCAGTCTGGAGACAACGTCGCTGGTGGGCAGCACGGGAAAAATAAAGAAACTCGAGATTCAGGCAGCAGTGTCAACCTCAATACCGCCACCGCGAGCGATCTCGAATCAGTTCCTGGAATTGGGCCGGTGACTGCATCCGCAATTATTGAATATCGATCAAGCATAGGGTCATTTTCGTCAGTGGACCAATTGCGCGAAGTCAGCGGTATCGGTGCGAAAACACTTGAAAAATTACGGCCACATATTCGTGTGTCGTAG
- a CDS encoding ComEC/Rec2 family competence protein produces the protein MTDLRLGPPTLVVWCGALAQLQSLWWMIGGLIVCLATLIRNTPLTATLRVCSVALICVNVTGAIATHIHHTDPLGSHAQVGHYARVIMSVVSHPSRQGEYVRFLGRAHAVEYHGQGRTTHLLVNVMTQEPVVLGEQLIVRGKLSVSPRGAGNVVLRGTVEGRVPRNAFLSAASTVRNGLRNHLDYAQPDVAALLVGVVVGDDSQLDRGIKDHMRGLSLSHLTAVSGAHVSLVIGAIVSLIGMRRRWLTALSTCGGVLALLLLVGPDSSVLRAFWMGLGVCVGFACRRPVTAFPLLCITVISVSMFDPELASSFGFVLSVLATAAIVTVGRNTSVALSFFPHPLGEMIAIPMVAGLATAPVIALLQNQVSIWAILANIVVAPVVAPLTISGLAGAVLLSIPGLAWCGGLLVWGAQLCTRWILIVTEILTDFPLSEVPIFVAMATHAGILAILLVFSRHRRVRQANTEGTTDDCERKSVIPSWNNRGHAVERDTTSAGHPDQIRRTGFR, from the coding sequence ATGACAGATTTACGTCTTGGACCACCTACCCTCGTCGTGTGGTGTGGGGCGTTGGCCCAATTACAGTCACTGTGGTGGATGATCGGTGGCCTGATCGTCTGTCTGGCAACACTGATCAGGAATACTCCGCTCACAGCCACACTGCGGGTTTGCTCGGTGGCTTTGATCTGTGTGAATGTCACTGGTGCAATCGCGACACACATCCACCATACTGATCCGCTCGGATCACACGCGCAGGTTGGCCATTATGCCCGCGTGATCATGTCAGTTGTTTCCCATCCTTCACGTCAAGGCGAGTACGTCCGTTTCCTTGGCCGCGCACACGCAGTCGAATATCACGGTCAGGGGAGGACAACGCATCTGTTGGTCAATGTCATGACGCAGGAGCCAGTCGTTCTCGGTGAACAGCTTATCGTTCGAGGGAAACTTTCGGTCTCACCTCGTGGGGCAGGAAACGTCGTATTGCGTGGCACAGTGGAAGGACGTGTGCCACGCAATGCTTTTCTTTCGGCTGCTTCCACCGTGCGTAACGGACTACGAAACCACCTCGATTATGCTCAGCCAGATGTGGCAGCATTGCTCGTTGGTGTTGTCGTTGGAGATGATTCTCAGCTAGATCGCGGGATCAAAGATCACATGCGCGGCTTATCTCTTTCACATCTCACCGCCGTGTCCGGAGCGCATGTTTCGTTAGTGATCGGTGCAATTGTTTCACTCATCGGAATGCGGCGCCGGTGGCTCACGGCATTGAGCACATGCGGGGGTGTGCTGGCACTTTTGCTCCTGGTTGGCCCGGATTCTTCGGTTTTACGGGCTTTCTGGATGGGGCTTGGGGTATGCGTGGGGTTCGCATGTCGCCGGCCGGTAACGGCATTTCCACTTCTGTGTATAACGGTGATCAGTGTGAGTATGTTCGATCCTGAATTAGCCAGTTCCTTCGGGTTTGTGCTGTCAGTGCTCGCAACAGCAGCCATTGTCACCGTCGGGCGAAATACTAGCGTGGCACTTTCTTTCTTCCCGCACCCTCTGGGTGAGATGATTGCGATCCCGATGGTTGCTGGTCTGGCCACAGCTCCCGTCATTGCACTGTTACAAAACCAAGTGAGTATCTGGGCAATACTTGCGAACATCGTTGTTGCCCCTGTTGTTGCACCACTGACGATTTCCGGATTAGCGGGCGCGGTTTTGCTCTCGATCCCAGGTTTAGCATGGTGTGGAGGACTCCTTGTCTGGGGCGCACAGCTGTGTACTCGTTGGATTTTGATCGTCACGGAGATTTTGACGGACTTTCCCTTGAGCGAAGTCCCAATTTTCGTGGCCATGGCAACTCATGCAGGGATTTTAGCTATTCTTTTGGTATTTTCTCGCCACCGACGAGTTCGCCAGGCGAACACTGAGGGCACCACTGATGACTGTGAACGAAAAAGTGTCATACCCTCATGGAATAATAGGGGACATGCAGTGGAACGAGATACAACCAGCGCCGGTCATCCTGATCAAATCAGAAGAACCGGTTTTCGCTGA
- the holA gene encoding DNA polymerase III subunit delta codes for MQWNEIQPAPVILIKSEEPVFADRAWELLKRQLRERNPHTEFVRLDAAAYQPGQFLALTSPSLFGEPKCLYVPALESLDAHLQEDLSTYLDSPEPDVVVLLRHNGGARGKKILEILSSQAVPTITVPKVKTAADKATAVGDVVRAHRRQMSADAVGALVDALGSDVRELLAAVSQLLADVQGRIEEHHVHTYFAGRLEATGFNVADALVAGQTARAVGLARHAMATGTSPVAVVSALAFSLRQMAQVLGSRSSKLGVKVQMAPWQMDRAKRSVRNWSAAGIGRAIELVAAADAEVKGGSRDASFALERAIIRIGQVRKGS; via the coding sequence ATGCAGTGGAACGAGATACAACCAGCGCCGGTCATCCTGATCAAATCAGAAGAACCGGTTTTCGCTGATCGAGCTTGGGAACTTCTCAAGAGACAACTTCGTGAGCGCAATCCTCACACTGAATTTGTTCGTCTCGATGCTGCGGCATATCAGCCAGGCCAGTTCCTGGCCTTGACCAGTCCTTCGCTTTTTGGTGAGCCTAAGTGTCTCTATGTCCCTGCGCTTGAAAGTCTTGATGCGCATTTGCAGGAGGACCTTTCTACTTATCTCGATTCTCCAGAACCTGACGTCGTCGTGCTGCTACGTCACAACGGTGGTGCGCGCGGGAAGAAGATATTAGAGATTCTCTCGTCCCAGGCCGTGCCAACGATCACTGTGCCGAAAGTCAAAACTGCGGCAGATAAGGCGACTGCCGTCGGGGATGTGGTTCGAGCACACAGGCGTCAGATGTCAGCGGATGCCGTCGGCGCGTTGGTTGACGCACTAGGATCAGACGTGCGGGAATTGCTTGCCGCGGTGTCGCAGCTTCTTGCTGATGTACAAGGCAGGATTGAGGAACACCACGTTCATACCTATTTCGCAGGGCGGCTTGAGGCGACGGGATTCAATGTTGCTGATGCCCTCGTTGCAGGACAGACTGCCCGGGCGGTGGGGCTCGCCAGACACGCCATGGCGACGGGGACGTCACCCGTCGCGGTCGTGTCAGCACTTGCGTTTTCTTTGCGTCAGATGGCACAGGTGCTTGGATCACGGTCCTCGAAGCTTGGGGTCAAAGTTCAGATGGCGCCATGGCAGATGGATCGAGCCAAGCGCAGCGTGCGAAATTGGAGCGCCGCAGGAATTGGCCGTGCGATTGAATTAGTCGCGGCGGCGGATGCTGAGGTCAAGGGCGGATCACGTGATGCCAGTTTTGCCCTTGAACGCGCGATTATCCGGATTGGGCAGGTGCGCAAGGGAAGCTAA
- a CDS encoding Re/Si-specific NAD(P)(+) transhydrogenase subunit alpha, with protein MRIGVPNESRGDEALVATTPDTVEKLIKLGYEVVVESGAGERASYPDQQYQDAGATVTSRDEVWKSDIVVALDTPHEEELNLMVQGATLISRLAPKRSEHTIEALSSRGLTGLSMDMVPRISRAQSMDVLSSMANLAGYRAVIEAAHAYGRLFAGQVTAAGKMPPANVYVIGAGVAGLAAIGTAHSMGAQVFATDVRDETAEQVESMGGTFVPIPVAGQKSDDGYAKEMTQDQARAANELYAQQAATADIVITTANIPGRTSPILLDDAAVAAMKPGSVIVDMAAANGGNVTLTQSGESIVTPNGVTIIGYSDLAGRLPAQASQLYGQNVVNFFTLTTPQKDGVLNLDLNDDIVRQMAVTVEGNVYFPPPPVKVSAAPVVKPAPPSAPVVEPEPQSWMKRYWWTAIPALILAGIIYAAPAAIASHFMVFALAVVVGFYVITNVTHSLHTPLMSVTNAISGIIVVGAIVQIGSDNFAVQILAAIAVALASINVFGGFAVTERMLKMFRRS; from the coding sequence GTGCGTATTGGAGTGCCGAATGAGTCTCGTGGTGACGAGGCCTTGGTCGCTACCACGCCTGATACTGTAGAAAAGCTCATCAAACTCGGCTACGAGGTCGTCGTCGAAAGTGGTGCAGGGGAACGGGCATCTTACCCGGACCAGCAGTATCAGGACGCAGGGGCAACCGTGACCTCTCGGGACGAGGTGTGGAAGAGCGACATCGTTGTTGCCCTCGATACCCCGCATGAAGAAGAACTCAATTTGATGGTGCAGGGAGCTACCCTCATCTCGAGGCTTGCACCAAAGCGCAGCGAACACACGATTGAAGCGCTCAGCTCTCGGGGGCTGACGGGATTGTCAATGGACATGGTCCCACGTATTTCTCGTGCGCAGTCAATGGACGTGCTTTCGTCGATGGCAAATCTTGCCGGCTATCGTGCTGTGATCGAGGCAGCTCATGCCTACGGTCGGTTATTCGCAGGTCAGGTCACAGCAGCGGGAAAAATGCCACCAGCGAATGTTTATGTCATTGGCGCTGGAGTGGCCGGTCTTGCTGCAATTGGAACTGCGCACTCGATGGGAGCGCAGGTATTCGCCACTGACGTTCGTGACGAAACCGCTGAACAAGTCGAATCGATGGGAGGAACATTCGTTCCCATCCCCGTCGCTGGCCAAAAGAGTGACGATGGTTATGCCAAGGAAATGACGCAGGATCAGGCGCGGGCAGCGAACGAGCTCTATGCTCAGCAGGCAGCTACGGCAGACATCGTGATCACTACGGCGAATATCCCTGGCAGAACCTCTCCAATCTTGCTTGATGATGCGGCGGTCGCCGCAATGAAGCCGGGTTCGGTCATTGTTGACATGGCAGCTGCCAATGGTGGCAATGTCACGCTGACACAATCGGGCGAATCGATTGTTACTCCAAACGGTGTGACGATCATTGGATATTCGGACCTTGCGGGCCGTCTTCCTGCCCAAGCCTCACAACTATACGGGCAAAATGTCGTGAACTTTTTCACGCTCACTACTCCGCAAAAAGACGGTGTGCTGAATCTCGATCTCAACGATGACATTGTTCGCCAGATGGCAGTGACTGTCGAAGGCAATGTCTACTTCCCACCCCCGCCCGTCAAGGTCTCTGCTGCTCCGGTGGTAAAACCCGCTCCACCTAGCGCGCCAGTTGTTGAACCTGAGCCACAAAGTTGGATGAAACGCTATTGGTGGACGGCAATTCCGGCACTCATTCTTGCAGGGATCATCTACGCTGCGCCTGCAGCGATTGCCTCTCATTTCATGGTATTTGCTTTAGCCGTCGTCGTGGGCTTCTATGTGATTACGAATGTCACGCATTCGCTTCACACCCCACTCATGTCGGTGACGAATGCGATCTCAGGAATTATCGTCGTCGGTGCAATTGTTCAGATTGGCTCGGATAATTTTGCCGTGCAAATCCTTGCCGCCATCGCAGTTGCACTGGCATCCATTAACGTCTTCGGTGGCTTTGCGGTGACCGAACGTATGCTCAAGATGTTCCGGAGGAGTTAG
- the pntB gene encoding Re/Si-specific NAD(P)(+) transhydrogenase subunit beta: protein MNTVVILSAVVSLQTLAYIVAALLFILALAGLSKQTTAERGNRFGIAGMASALIATVILILTVSGEFGGGAHLSLVLVLLILAITAGAVVGIDKARKVEMTGMPELIALLHSFVGFAAVLVGFNSFILQPGTDSPENAFHMGEVGLAVFIGAVTFTGSIIAYLKLSAKMKGAPLTLPGRNWLNLGAIAVSVLLIIWFAHTRSVGMGMIPLIALTLVSLALGAHLVAAIGGGDMPVVVSMLNSYSGWAAAMAGFTLGNDLLIITGALVGSSGAYLSYIMCKAMNRSFLSVILGGFGSDGGVTGETKDYGSHSEISPEEVAELFKDAKRVVITPGYGMAVAQAQYPVATLTQKLRALGVDVTFGIHPVAGRLPGHMNVLLAEAKVPYDIVLEMDEINDDLPDVDVVLVIGANDTVNPAAEEPGSPIAGMPVLKVWEAKKVIVSKRSMGNAGYAGVQNPLFFNENTQMMLGDAKDSVERINAAL from the coding sequence ATGAACACAGTTGTTATTCTCTCAGCAGTGGTGTCACTGCAAACTCTGGCATACATCGTGGCGGCTTTGCTTTTCATCCTTGCATTGGCTGGACTATCGAAGCAAACTACTGCTGAGCGTGGAAACCGCTTCGGCATTGCCGGAATGGCTTCCGCACTCATTGCGACGGTCATCCTCATCCTCACGGTGTCAGGTGAATTTGGCGGAGGGGCGCACCTGTCTCTCGTCTTGGTTCTCCTGATTCTCGCGATTACCGCAGGCGCAGTCGTGGGAATTGACAAGGCTCGAAAAGTCGAGATGACGGGCATGCCTGAACTTATCGCACTATTGCATTCCTTTGTCGGTTTTGCCGCAGTGTTGGTCGGGTTCAACTCGTTTATCCTTCAGCCTGGAACTGATTCACCAGAAAATGCTTTTCACATGGGCGAAGTGGGCCTGGCAGTCTTCATCGGCGCGGTGACATTTACTGGTTCGATCATTGCGTACCTGAAACTCAGTGCAAAAATGAAGGGTGCGCCGCTCACACTTCCTGGACGTAACTGGCTGAATCTTGGAGCAATCGCTGTCTCAGTGCTCCTCATTATCTGGTTCGCCCACACGCGCAGTGTTGGAATGGGAATGATCCCACTCATCGCTCTGACTCTTGTGTCTCTGGCACTTGGCGCGCATCTGGTGGCTGCGATCGGTGGCGGGGACATGCCAGTGGTCGTCTCCATGCTCAACTCTTATTCAGGTTGGGCGGCGGCAATGGCAGGATTCACGCTCGGTAACGATCTGTTGATCATCACTGGTGCGCTCGTTGGTTCATCAGGTGCATACCTGAGCTACATCATGTGCAAAGCAATGAATCGGTCATTCCTGTCTGTTATCCTCGGTGGTTTCGGTTCCGACGGCGGTGTCACCGGTGAAACGAAGGATTACGGTTCGCATTCGGAAATTTCCCCAGAGGAAGTCGCTGAACTTTTCAAGGATGCTAAACGAGTGGTGATTACTCCTGGCTACGGAATGGCTGTGGCTCAGGCACAGTATCCGGTGGCGACACTAACGCAGAAGCTCCGTGCGCTGGGTGTTGACGTTACATTTGGAATCCATCCTGTTGCCGGGCGCCTTCCCGGACACATGAACGTCCTTTTGGCTGAGGCGAAGGTACCGTATGACATTGTTCTAGAAATGGATGAGATCAACGATGACTTACCAGATGTTGATGTGGTTCTCGTCATCGGCGCCAACGATACGGTCAACCCTGCGGCGGAAGAACCCGGTTCACCGATTGCTGGAATGCCAGTGCTCAAGGTGTGGGAAGCAAAGAAAGTCATCGTCTCAAAGCGCTCCATGGGCAATGCCGGCTATGCCGGAGTGCAAAACCCACTTTTCTTCAATGAGAACACGCAAATGATGCTCGGTGATGCGAAAGATTCAGTTGAGCGGATTAACGCTGCGCTCTGA
- the rpsT gene encoding 30S ribosomal protein S20: MANIKSQKKRIKTNEKRRVRNQSYKSELRTLVRKTREAIAAGDAEKATDELKVASRKLDKAVSKGIIHKNQAANRKSKLAKQVAKLGK; this comes from the coding sequence GTGGCAAACATTAAGTCGCAAAAGAAGCGTATCAAGACCAACGAGAAGCGCCGCGTGCGCAACCAGAGCTACAAGTCCGAGTTGCGTACCCTCGTCCGTAAGACCCGCGAAGCAATCGCCGCTGGCGATGCTGAGAAGGCTACCGATGAGCTGAAGGTTGCTTCGCGCAAGCTTGATAAGGCTGTCTCGAAGGGCATCATTCACAAGAACCAGGCTGCCAACCGCAAGTCAAAGCTTGCAAAGCAGGTTGCCAAGCTCGGCAAGTGA
- a CDS encoding type II toxin-antitoxin system PemK/MazF family toxin produces the protein MAFMNILSSVLRRVGRSIIRTAARDAERRLTHDHPRPKRGRPTSASSTAPRTSGKVTTRPIWGDGTAHTRAQFPGPNNAARVYDVTMLGLPTFSYAPVHDDAPDPGEVVWTWIPYEENDGRGKDRPVLVVAQEGHHVFVAQLTSKDHDLDAAQEARWGRHWMDIGTGNWDPEGRPSEVRLDRLLVVHENAVRREGGQLQRDIFDEVIARLRSVSGDK, from the coding sequence ATGGCGTTCATGAATATCCTCTCCTCCGTTCTTCGTCGCGTTGGCCGTTCAATCATTCGCACGGCTGCGCGCGATGCCGAACGCAGGCTCACTCACGATCACCCACGGCCAAAGCGTGGGCGACCGACGTCGGCGTCGTCAACGGCCCCGCGCACATCGGGGAAGGTAACGACTCGTCCAATCTGGGGTGACGGAACAGCACATACGCGTGCTCAATTCCCCGGACCGAACAACGCGGCACGAGTGTATGACGTCACAATGCTTGGCCTGCCTACCTTTTCTTATGCTCCCGTTCACGATGACGCTCCTGATCCGGGCGAGGTCGTCTGGACGTGGATTCCCTATGAAGAAAATGACGGCCGGGGCAAAGATCGCCCAGTGCTTGTGGTCGCTCAAGAGGGACATCATGTATTCGTCGCTCAATTAACATCAAAAGACCACGATCTCGATGCTGCCCAAGAGGCCCGTTGGGGTAGGCACTGGATGGATATCGGCACCGGCAATTGGGACCCAGAAGGCAGACCAAGCGAAGTACGACTGGATCGACTGCTCGTAGTTCATGAAAATGCTGTGCGCCGGGAAGGCGGACAGCTCCAACGCGATATTTTCGACGAGGTGATTGCGCGATTGCGCTCGGTTTCTGGCGACAAATGA
- a CDS encoding PH domain-containing protein: MAFPQKLLGRDERVIRHMHEHAKALAGNIVVGIIIVALCVLGLVFLPDSLWPWGALAAGITALILLAVFVGFPLLQWLNATYTITDRRVITRNGILTKTGHDIPLSRISNVSYERDLMDRLFGCGTLVLETSAGNPLFLTDVPEVEKVNLELTELLFGDAASADDVDPDD; this comes from the coding sequence ATGGCATTTCCGCAGAAACTTCTTGGACGCGATGAACGCGTCATCCGACACATGCACGAGCACGCAAAAGCGCTCGCCGGGAATATCGTTGTGGGGATCATCATCGTGGCCTTGTGCGTACTGGGCCTGGTTTTCCTCCCCGATTCCTTGTGGCCGTGGGGTGCTCTCGCTGCAGGTATCACTGCGCTGATTCTTCTCGCGGTCTTTGTTGGGTTTCCTCTTCTCCAATGGCTCAATGCCACATACACCATCACCGATCGGAGAGTCATTACTCGAAACGGAATTCTGACAAAAACTGGGCATGATATCCCGCTCTCGCGAATTTCCAATGTCTCGTATGAGCGTGATTTGATGGATCGTCTTTTCGGTTGTGGCACACTCGTTCTCGAGACATCAGCTGGCAACCCACTTTTCCTTACTGATGTGCCTGAAGTAGAGAAGGTCAACCTTGAGCTGACAGAGCTACTCTTCGGGGATGCGGCGTCAGCCGACGACGTCGATCCCGATGACTGA